A stretch of Candidatus Baltobacteraceae bacterium DNA encodes these proteins:
- the deoC gene encoding deoxyribose-phosphate aldolase produces MTIATVDAVMLETRAGALAKRSIKTSTKVAGIRLAIGCMDLTTLEGKDSEGRVRSLCAKAIAPAPHLPDVPSVAAVCVYPSLVAVAKDALRGSTVKVASVATAFPSGLSSLEVRLADTQAAIASGADEIDMVIDRGAFLSGKERQVYDEIVAVKRVCGTIHLKVILETGELVSYDNVRRASDLALEAGADVIKTSTGKAGTSATFPVAVVMCEAIRDYARRTGRRAGLKVAGGVRTTKQAMTYLVVVKETLGAAWLTPDLFRIGASSLLDDLLMQYEKEQTGSYAGPDYFPKD; encoded by the coding sequence ATGACCATCGCGACCGTCGACGCCGTCATGCTCGAGACGCGCGCAGGGGCACTTGCGAAGCGTTCGATCAAAACCAGCACCAAAGTTGCCGGCATTCGTCTGGCGATCGGATGCATGGATCTCACCACGCTCGAAGGCAAAGATTCCGAAGGCCGCGTTCGATCGCTCTGCGCGAAGGCGATCGCGCCGGCGCCGCATCTGCCCGACGTTCCGAGCGTCGCGGCGGTCTGCGTCTATCCGAGCCTAGTCGCGGTTGCGAAGGACGCGTTACGCGGCAGCACGGTGAAGGTCGCGTCGGTCGCGACCGCATTTCCAAGCGGCCTCTCGTCGCTTGAGGTGCGCCTCGCCGACACGCAAGCCGCGATCGCATCCGGCGCCGACGAGATCGACATGGTGATCGACCGCGGCGCGTTTCTTTCGGGCAAAGAACGGCAGGTCTACGACGAGATCGTCGCCGTCAAACGCGTTTGCGGCACGATCCATCTCAAGGTCATCCTCGAAACGGGCGAACTCGTCAGTTACGACAACGTGCGCCGCGCGAGCGACCTCGCACTCGAAGCCGGCGCCGATGTGATTAAAACCTCCACCGGCAAGGCCGGAACCAGCGCCACGTTTCCGGTCGCCGTCGTCATGTGCGAGGCGATTCGGGACTACGCGCGCCGCACGGGCCGTCGCGCGGGACTCAAGGTTGCCGGCGGCGTCCGCACGACGAAACAAGCGATGACGTATCTGGTCGTCGTCAAAGAGACGCTCGGCGCGGCGTGGTTGACGCCCGATCTCTTTCGCATCGGCGCGAGTTCGCTGCTCGACGATTTGCTCATGCAGTACGAGAAAGAACAGACCGGAAGCTACGCCGGCCCCGATTACTTCCCGAAGGACTAA
- a CDS encoding M23 family metallopeptidase, protein MKIAIKERYFIKVVPQRGETVHRFEVTRRHIIGAAMVLAVLVAGSLGFGALQIVRAHAQVAQLQTLTSKQGDQLRTIDHQTTSIRSQLQKVQKQNQEIRQLIGAKPTKTSDRRTRGRRVAMHGNRPLVSLVARHVEMLSAASAQTVEESNVLRRLTMHVLNIRHLQSLTRARLIASIPSIDPVEGAPIVGCFCYRTSPDVEFHPGVDLAANYGDTVHAAAAGTVVSAGWDGGYGKKVDIDHGNGYHTWYAHLSQIDVHVGQSVYKNQSIALVGSTGFSTGPHLHYQVMLDGKAVDPAPYLNGVPSKVLASLP, encoded by the coding sequence ATGAAGATCGCAATTAAAGAACGCTATTTTATTAAGGTCGTTCCGCAACGAGGCGAGACCGTACACCGGTTTGAGGTGACGCGGCGCCATATCATTGGGGCGGCGATGGTGCTGGCCGTCCTCGTCGCCGGCTCGCTGGGCTTCGGCGCCTTGCAGATCGTTCGAGCGCACGCGCAGGTCGCGCAGCTGCAGACGCTCACGAGCAAGCAGGGAGACCAGCTGCGGACGATCGACCACCAGACCACGAGCATCCGCAGCCAATTGCAAAAGGTGCAGAAGCAGAATCAAGAGATTCGGCAATTAATTGGAGCCAAGCCGACCAAGACGAGCGATCGTCGCACGCGGGGGCGCCGGGTGGCCATGCACGGCAATCGTCCGCTGGTCTCGCTCGTCGCCCGCCACGTTGAGATGCTCTCGGCGGCTTCGGCCCAGACGGTTGAGGAATCGAACGTGCTTCGCCGCTTGACGATGCACGTGCTGAATATCCGCCACTTGCAGAGTCTCACGCGGGCGCGGTTGATCGCTTCGATCCCATCGATCGATCCGGTCGAAGGCGCGCCGATCGTCGGATGCTTCTGCTATCGCACCTCGCCGGACGTCGAATTTCATCCGGGCGTCGATCTCGCGGCGAATTACGGCGATACGGTCCACGCGGCCGCGGCCGGAACGGTCGTGAGCGCCGGCTGGGACGGCGGCTACGGTAAGAAGGTCGATATCGATCACGGGAACGGCTATCACACGTGGTACGCCCACCTCTCGCAGATCGACGTGCACGTCGGCCAGAGCGTCTATAAGAATCAATCCATCGCGCTCGTCGGCTCGACCGGATTTTCGACCGGTCCCCATCTGCATTACCAGGTGATGCTCGACGGCAAGGCGGTCGACCCGGCCCCGTATCTAAACGGCGTGCCCTCGAAAGTGTTAGCGTCGCTTCCATAG
- a CDS encoding YggT family protein, translated as MNAGLLCSFYNGLSTVIWIYTLILLAYAVVSWLPDLRGRWTMYLAMLVEPLLTPLRRIIPPMGGFDLSFLVVILIINFVVRPLVAHLAFNACYF; from the coding sequence GTGAACGCTGGTCTGCTTTGCTCTTTCTACAACGGCCTCTCGACCGTCATTTGGATCTACACGCTCATCCTGCTCGCCTACGCGGTCGTTTCGTGGCTGCCCGATCTGCGCGGTCGCTGGACGATGTATCTGGCGATGCTCGTGGAGCCGCTGCTGACGCCGCTGCGCCGCATCATTCCCCCGATGGGCGGATTCGATCTGTCGTTTTTGGTCGTGATATTGATCATCAACTTCGTCGTTCGTCCGCTCGTCGCGCATCTCGCATTTAACGCCTGTTATTTTTAA
- the hppD gene encoding 4-hydroxyphenylpyruvate dioxygenase, whose translation MSSPKTNPLAQIDWDYLEFYVGNAKQAAHYYCSAFGFDRVAYAGPETGVQDRASYVLVQNKLRFALTSSLRPDDAIAKHVALHGDGVKDVAILVKDARAAFDQAIAGGAKAVLEPTVSSDANGRIVKATIATYGETVHSFIQRDGYRGIFMPGFVAQHGTVAFAQKPGLQFIDHCVGNVGWGEMDPWGDFYAKVFGFSQLVSFDDKDISTEYTALRSKVMTDAEHRVKFPINEPAQGKKKSQIEEYLDFYRGAGVQHVAIRTDDIIATIRALKTNGVEFLDTPDSYYDDLEARVGHIDEAMQMLRELRILVDRDDLGYMLQIFTKPLQDRPTVFFEIIQRKGSLSFGKGNFKALFVSIEKEQEKRGTL comes from the coding sequence ATGAGTTCGCCGAAGACCAACCCGCTGGCCCAGATCGATTGGGACTACCTCGAGTTCTACGTCGGCAACGCCAAACAGGCCGCGCACTATTACTGTTCGGCGTTCGGCTTCGACCGGGTCGCCTACGCGGGCCCCGAGACCGGCGTTCAAGACCGCGCCTCCTACGTTTTGGTTCAAAATAAGCTGCGCTTCGCGCTGACCTCGAGTTTGCGTCCGGACGACGCCATCGCGAAACACGTGGCGCTTCACGGCGACGGTGTTAAGGATGTCGCCATTCTCGTGAAGGATGCGCGCGCCGCGTTCGACCAGGCGATCGCCGGCGGCGCCAAAGCGGTACTCGAGCCAACGGTGTCATCGGACGCGAACGGGCGAATCGTCAAAGCAACGATCGCCACCTATGGCGAAACGGTGCATAGCTTCATCCAGCGCGATGGCTACCGCGGGATATTCATGCCGGGGTTCGTGGCGCAGCACGGGACGGTTGCGTTCGCGCAGAAGCCCGGTCTGCAGTTCATCGATCATTGCGTCGGAAACGTCGGCTGGGGAGAGATGGACCCCTGGGGCGACTTCTACGCGAAGGTCTTCGGCTTTTCGCAGCTCGTCTCGTTCGACGATAAGGACATCTCGACCGAGTACACGGCGCTGCGTTCGAAAGTCATGACCGACGCCGAACACCGCGTGAAGTTCCCGATCAACGAACCCGCGCAAGGCAAGAAGAAATCCCAGATCGAGGAGTATCTGGACTTCTATCGCGGCGCGGGCGTGCAACACGTCGCGATCCGCACCGACGATATCATCGCGACGATTCGAGCGCTCAAGACCAACGGGGTCGAGTTCCTCGACACGCCCGATAGTTATTACGACGATCTCGAAGCGCGCGTCGGTCACATCGACGAGGCGATGCAGATGCTGCGCGAGTTACGCATCCTCGTCGATCGCGACGACCTCGGCTACATGCTGCAGATCTTCACCAAACCGCTGCAGGATCGTCCGACGGTATTTTTCGAGATCATCCAACGCAAGGGCAGTCTGAGCTTCGGAAAGGGCAACTTCAAAGCGCTCTTCGTCTCGATCGAGAAAGAACAGGAAAAGCGCGGGACGCTCTAA
- a CDS encoding YbhB/YbcL family Raf kinase inhibitor-like protein, with protein sequence MRSLGRFASALATLALCAGVAVGAPARFTIASATFRDNAFMPKSTVYDKGGCRGGNRSPELHWTGAPKATKSFALVAHDPDAPAPGGWYHWVAYNIPPTTRNLAFGARVAPGQLGTTSFGATGYGGPCPPPGNVHHYRFTLYALNEPSLRGSALTGPQVEAAVRGHVLAQTVTIGLYKQ encoded by the coding sequence ATGCGCTCGCTCGGGAGGTTCGCCTCCGCACTCGCAACGCTCGCGCTCTGCGCGGGCGTTGCGGTTGGAGCGCCGGCCCGATTCACGATCGCGAGCGCGACGTTTCGGGACAACGCCTTCATGCCGAAGAGTACCGTCTACGATAAAGGCGGCTGCCGGGGCGGGAATAGATCGCCGGAACTTCACTGGACGGGCGCTCCCAAAGCGACGAAGAGTTTCGCGCTCGTCGCACACGATCCCGATGCGCCGGCGCCGGGCGGCTGGTACCACTGGGTTGCCTACAACATTCCACCCACAACCCGCAACCTCGCGTTCGGCGCGCGCGTCGCGCCCGGCCAACTCGGCACCACGTCGTTCGGCGCAACGGGATACGGCGGCCCGTGCCCTCCGCCGGGAAACGTTCATCACTATCGCTTTACGCTCTACGCTTTGAACGAACCGTCTCTGCGCGGTAGTGCGCTGACCGGTCCGCAAGTCGAGGCCGCGGTGCGCGGACACGTTCTCGCGCAGACGGTGACGATCGGACTCTACAAGCAGTAG
- a CDS encoding CDGSH iron-sulfur domain-containing protein, with amino-acid sequence MSDVTIKARESGPYLVTGSFTLIDADGNPYETANPKGNVALCRCGGSATKPFCDGTHAKIGFQAMERAGRASQEE; translated from the coding sequence GTGAGCGATGTAACGATCAAGGCGCGCGAGAGCGGCCCCTATCTAGTAACCGGCAGTTTCACGTTAATCGATGCCGACGGCAATCCGTACGAGACGGCGAATCCCAAAGGGAACGTCGCGCTCTGCCGCTGCGGCGGTTCGGCGACCAAGCCGTTCTGCGACGGAACGCACGCGAAGATCGGCTTTCAGGCGATGGAGCGGGCCGGCCGCGCGTCGCAAGAGGAGTAG
- a CDS encoding M3 family metallopeptidase, producing MVRHFSRYSAGFFVLAFAAQAAIAPAATAGQTPTRVDWNLTPAQVAASCSSEIATAQKRVDALVAARSARTFSSVVLPLENLTADLNDRTIAQQFLFNVSTSKPVRDASLDCNNKEAGFFAKITADPRLYAAVAAASRRGERSVYDRSLTALWLDTLKRSGAGLAGPQRAEFVKLSGQLTDLQNRYAQNLGEDATTIAIDSAQAKSLPADFVAGLKKTATGYTVPVNESTAAQFMQNEKDPGARKAFLIASGNRGGTKNVTLLEQAIATRDRLAHLLGYQTWAAYQVSDRLAKTPKRIFSFLDNLDAALLPKAKDDIATLTALKAKDTGNPAATLDAWDTSYYDNLLNKTQYAVDNNAIRQYFPVQHTIDAVLNVYHTLLGVTFVQVHAPDAWNPDVLAYNVTDTKSGKLLGTTYFDLFPRPGKYDHFANFPLLPARKLSNGQFRPGIAAIVGNWPKAAPGHPALLSHDDVVTFFHEFGHNMAALLGTAPYETLSGGFVQDFVEAPSQMLENFVWQPSILKQISSNVVTGQPLPDALIASMVKARYVDNAYFTTRQIQYAVVDMDYHTSGPHVDTTAVWAKVARETTPIPMVPGTIPQASFGHLMGGYDAGYYGYLFSKVYAQDMFTAFLRGGLESAAVGMRYRKDILEPARTLDPDTEVAHFLGRPMNPNAFYRDFGITQPPAAASH from the coding sequence GTGGTTCGTCACTTCTCCCGGTATAGTGCCGGCTTTTTTGTCCTCGCGTTCGCCGCCCAAGCGGCCATCGCGCCCGCGGCGACGGCCGGCCAAACGCCGACTCGCGTCGACTGGAATCTAACGCCGGCGCAGGTTGCCGCAAGCTGCTCGAGCGAGATCGCTACCGCCCAAAAGCGCGTCGACGCGCTGGTGGCCGCCCGCAGCGCGCGCACGTTCTCGTCGGTCGTTCTGCCGCTCGAAAATTTGACCGCCGATCTCAACGACCGCACGATCGCGCAGCAGTTTCTCTTCAACGTCTCGACCAGCAAACCGGTCCGCGACGCCTCGTTGGACTGCAACAACAAAGAAGCCGGATTCTTCGCGAAGATCACGGCCGACCCGCGCCTCTACGCCGCCGTCGCAGCCGCCTCGCGCCGCGGCGAGCGCTCGGTCTACGATCGCAGTCTCACCGCGCTCTGGCTCGACACGCTCAAACGCAGCGGCGCCGGCCTCGCCGGACCGCAGCGTGCCGAGTTCGTAAAACTCAGCGGCCAGCTCACCGATCTTCAGAACCGGTACGCGCAAAATCTCGGTGAGGACGCGACGACGATCGCGATCGATTCGGCGCAGGCCAAGAGCCTGCCGGCCGACTTCGTCGCCGGTCTCAAGAAAACGGCAACCGGCTACACCGTGCCGGTCAACGAGAGCACGGCCGCGCAGTTCATGCAGAACGAAAAAGATCCCGGTGCCCGCAAAGCCTTTCTGATCGCATCGGGCAACCGGGGCGGCACGAAGAATGTAACGCTGCTCGAACAAGCGATCGCCACGCGCGACCGGCTGGCACATCTGCTCGGATATCAAACGTGGGCCGCCTATCAGGTCTCCGACCGCCTCGCCAAAACGCCGAAGCGCATCTTCTCCTTCCTCGATAATCTCGATGCCGCGCTGCTGCCCAAAGCGAAAGACGATATCGCGACGCTGACGGCGCTTAAGGCCAAGGATACGGGCAATCCCGCCGCAACGCTCGATGCGTGGGACACCTCGTATTACGACAACCTCTTGAATAAGACGCAGTACGCGGTCGATAATAATGCGATCCGGCAGTATTTTCCGGTGCAGCACACGATCGACGCCGTGCTCAACGTCTACCACACGCTGCTCGGCGTCACGTTCGTTCAAGTGCACGCACCCGATGCGTGGAACCCGGACGTTCTCGCCTATAACGTGACCGACACCAAGAGCGGCAAGCTGCTTGGAACGACCTATTTCGATCTCTTCCCGCGCCCCGGCAAGTACGATCACTTCGCTAACTTTCCGCTGCTGCCCGCGCGCAAGCTTTCTAACGGACAATTTCGGCCGGGGATCGCCGCGATCGTCGGGAATTGGCCGAAGGCGGCGCCCGGTCATCCGGCGCTCCTGAGCCACGACGACGTCGTGACGTTCTTCCACGAGTTCGGCCACAACATGGCCGCCCTGCTCGGCACGGCGCCGTACGAAACGCTCTCGGGCGGATTCGTGCAAGACTTTGTTGAGGCTCCCTCGCAGATGCTCGAAAACTTCGTTTGGCAGCCTTCGATTCTCAAACAAATCAGCTCGAACGTCGTTACGGGCCAGCCGCTCCCCGATGCGTTGATCGCCTCGATGGTTAAGGCACGGTACGTGGACAACGCGTACTTCACCACGCGGCAGATTCAATACGCGGTCGTGGACATGGATTATCACACGAGCGGGCCGCACGTCGATACGACGGCCGTTTGGGCTAAAGTCGCCCGCGAAACGACGCCGATTCCGATGGTACCGGGGACGATCCCGCAGGCGTCGTTCGGACACCTCATGGGCGGCTACGATGCCGGGTACTACGGATATCTTTTCTCGAAGGTCTACGCGCAAGACATGTTCACCGCGTTTCTGCGCGGCGGCCTCGAGAGTGCCGCGGTCGGCATGCGTTACCGCAAGGATATCCTCGAACCGGCGCGCACCCTCGACCCCGACACCGAGGTAGCGCATTTCCTTGGGCGCCCGATGAACCCCAACGCGTTCTACCGGGATTTCGGCATCACGCAGCCGCCGGCGGCCGCGTCGCATTGA
- the fahA gene encoding fumarylacetoacetase, whose protein sequence is MPYGVFNREGAPHVGVAIGDRILDLHACANAGLLDGAAARDLLTAPTLNALAGAGRPAWAALRARLIELLRADATQLQRHNVDRLLVARRDAAMRLPVAVGDYVDFYSSLEHATNLGKIFRPDGDPLMPNWRWIPIGYHGRSSTIVVDGTPVVRPSGQRKPPDVQTPTLGASRSLDIELEIGFITGPGNALGTPIPIDDAREHIFGLVIVNDWSARDIQAWEYQPLGPFLGKSFATSISPWIVTLDALEPFRLAGPAQTPAPLPYLQNAQAWNYDIVLRVLLESERMRREGDAPAPISRSNFKYMYWNMAQQLAHATVNGTATRPGDLYASGTISGPTPDSYGSFIELTWRGSKPLNLPNGEVRTFLDDGDRVTLAAACERADARRIGFGSVSGMILPAR, encoded by the coding sequence CTGCCCTACGGCGTCTTCAACCGCGAGGGCGCGCCGCACGTCGGCGTGGCGATCGGCGATCGCATTCTCGACCTGCACGCGTGCGCGAACGCCGGCCTCCTCGACGGCGCGGCCGCGCGCGATCTGCTGACGGCGCCGACGCTCAACGCACTGGCCGGCGCCGGACGGCCGGCGTGGGCGGCCTTGCGCGCGCGCTTGATCGAGCTGTTGCGCGCGGATGCGACGCAACTGCAGCGACACAACGTCGACCGGCTCTTGGTCGCGCGGCGGGATGCGGCGATGCGCCTGCCCGTCGCCGTCGGAGACTACGTCGACTTTTACTCCTCGCTCGAGCATGCGACCAATCTCGGCAAAATTTTTCGCCCCGACGGCGATCCGCTGATGCCGAATTGGCGCTGGATCCCGATCGGATACCATGGCCGCTCGAGTACGATCGTCGTCGACGGTACGCCGGTCGTGCGCCCGAGCGGTCAACGCAAACCGCCCGACGTGCAGACGCCTACGCTAGGCGCGTCGCGATCGCTCGATATCGAACTCGAAATCGGCTTTATCACCGGGCCGGGAAACGCGCTCGGCACGCCGATCCCGATCGACGACGCGCGCGAGCACATCTTCGGTTTGGTGATCGTCAACGATTGGAGCGCGCGCGACATTCAAGCCTGGGAATATCAGCCGCTCGGGCCATTCTTGGGCAAATCGTTTGCGACGTCGATTTCGCCGTGGATCGTTACGCTCGACGCGCTCGAACCGTTTCGACTGGCCGGCCCCGCGCAAACTCCGGCGCCGTTACCGTATCTGCAGAACGCCCAAGCCTGGAACTACGACATCGTCTTGCGCGTCCTGCTCGAAAGCGAGCGCATGCGCCGCGAGGGCGACGCGCCCGCGCCGATCTCGCGCTCGAACTTTAAGTACATGTACTGGAATATGGCGCAGCAACTGGCGCACGCGACGGTGAACGGCACGGCGACGCGGCCCGGCGACCTCTACGCCTCGGGCACGATCTCAGGCCCCACTCCCGATAGCTACGGAAGTTTCATCGAGTTAACGTGGCGCGGCAGCAAGCCGCTGAACTTACCCAACGGCGAAGTGCGAACGTTTCTCGACGACGGCGATCGCGTAACGCTCGCCGCCGCATGCGAGCGCGCCGACGCGCGGCGCATCGGCTTCGGCTCGGTCAGCGGGATGATTCTGCCGGCGCGGTAG
- a CDS encoding DUF4446 family protein gives MQPTFVAALAAFAGAIIALAIYHVAFIAPAMRRIQAPLAAHDELLGTGGVPGTGRLSSLEEASRGLAERVERFERRASELELLARTDLSRTGFVRYDAYDDTSSELSYALALLNREGDGVVLSSLYSRSDTRTYGKAVEKFAPLVHASDEELSAIAQARGAADKR, from the coding sequence ATGCAGCCGACTTTTGTCGCGGCCTTAGCCGCTTTCGCGGGGGCGATTATCGCCCTTGCCATATACCACGTCGCGTTTATCGCGCCGGCGATGCGCCGCATCCAAGCTCCCCTCGCCGCCCACGACGAACTGCTGGGGACCGGTGGGGTACCGGGCACGGGGAGGCTCTCTTCATTAGAAGAGGCGAGCCGCGGCCTGGCCGAACGAGTCGAGAGGTTCGAGCGGCGAGCAAGCGAACTCGAGTTGCTGGCCCGAACGGATCTCTCGCGCACCGGTTTCGTCCGGTACGACGCGTACGATGATACCAGTTCGGAATTGTCTTATGCCCTGGCCCTTCTTAATCGAGAGGGCGACGGCGTCGTCCTGAGCAGCCTTTACTCTCGCTCCGATACGCGAACCTATGGCAAAGCGGTCGAGAAGTTCGCGCCGCTCGTCCACGCTTCGGATGAAGAACTCAGCGCCATCGCTCAAGCCCGTGGAGCTGCAGACAAACGATGA
- a CDS encoding homogentisate 1,2-dioxygenase: MPFYVRAGELPAKRHIQFRRPDGGLYAEELFSTKGFDSVYSLLYHLRPPTATLDVRDWNRSVPQFLPNQPLRNRHVKTQKLHAPGDAVDARVPLLGNADIVLSIADVDRAMEYFYRNVGGDELLFVHRGDGTIETPFGNIVYRAHDYLVLPAGTTWKLAPTSPTRLLIYESSGQIKIPRKYRNEFGQMEEHAPYYERDFRPPSLQAPHDERGEFEVRVTNAGRDAIYTVRNHPCDAIGWDGFCYPYAFNLDEFAPITGKLHQPPPAHATFEAPGAAFCAFVPRMFDYHPLAIPVPYNHSSVDCDEVLYYVSGNFMSRRGVEEGSITLHAAGAPHGPQPGAVEASLGKTSTDEIAVMLDTFKPLQIAQRALDVEDPLYFRSWIEEPATAPAESSR; this comes from the coding sequence ATGCCATTCTACGTGCGCGCGGGCGAACTTCCCGCGAAACGGCACATTCAGTTTCGCCGGCCGGATGGCGGTCTTTACGCCGAAGAACTCTTCTCGACCAAGGGCTTCGATAGCGTCTACTCGCTGCTCTATCATCTTCGGCCGCCGACCGCAACGCTCGACGTGCGCGATTGGAACCGGTCCGTACCGCAGTTTCTCCCCAACCAGCCGCTGCGCAATCGGCACGTTAAAACGCAGAAGCTTCACGCGCCCGGCGATGCCGTCGACGCACGCGTTCCGTTGCTCGGCAACGCCGATATCGTCCTCTCGATTGCCGACGTGGACCGTGCGATGGAGTACTTCTATCGCAACGTGGGCGGCGACGAACTGCTCTTCGTGCACCGTGGCGACGGGACGATCGAGACCCCGTTCGGCAACATCGTCTATCGCGCGCACGACTATCTCGTTCTGCCGGCGGGAACGACGTGGAAGCTCGCTCCGACGTCGCCGACTCGCCTGTTAATCTACGAAAGCTCCGGGCAGATCAAGATTCCGCGCAAGTACCGCAACGAGTTCGGGCAAATGGAAGAGCACGCGCCATACTACGAGCGCGATTTCCGGCCCCCTTCCCTGCAGGCGCCGCACGACGAGCGCGGCGAGTTCGAGGTTCGCGTGACCAATGCCGGGCGCGATGCGATCTACACGGTACGGAATCATCCTTGCGACGCGATCGGGTGGGACGGATTCTGTTATCCCTACGCGTTCAACCTCGACGAATTCGCACCGATCACCGGGAAGCTGCACCAGCCGCCGCCGGCGCACGCGACGTTCGAGGCGCCCGGCGCCGCATTCTGCGCCTTCGTGCCGCGCATGTTCGATTATCATCCGCTGGCGATTCCCGTGCCGTACAATCACTCGAGCGTCGACTGCGACGAAGTGCTTTACTACGTAAGCGGCAATTTCATGAGCCGCCGCGGCGTCGAGGAAGGGTCGATCACCCTGCACGCCGCCGGCGCGCCGCACGGCCCGCAGCCCGGCGCCGTCGAGGCGAGCCTCGGCAAAACATCGACCGATGAAATCGCCGTGATGCTCGATACGTTCAAGCCGCTGCAGATCGCGCAACGAGCGCTCGACGTTGAAGATCCGCTCTACTTCCGATCCTGGATCGAAGAACCGGCTACCGCGCCGGCAGAATCATCCCGCTGA